In one window of Solanum pennellii chromosome 2, SPENNV200 DNA:
- the LOC107009622 gene encoding replication protein A 70 kDa DNA-binding subunit D-like, with protein MTSLEELENQCLPISKLKKYATEWVIKVLVIRRSLTKEYKNTNGEGIRWQLILVDEEGTKIQTTLFNKDVHAWNKSFQLNQSYYIINGKLNRPKPNFLSVHKELELAFMNNTEVVEDKSHFKTDQFSNGFITFDEAEKITNGSLFDVVCILLTVKALTGEGRSIRREVIVTNERYDRKVMTLWGDFAEIEGQMLQSLESEKPVLAFCDVKSSIYQGDFVLSTTPVSSLLINPQFEKANNLQKWNDNMKAEKIDISLMPSRLMQTARQVKISNILNGSLAIVKDMYYKFNATVTDIDSNTDPWYPGCNKCYKRVTVINSVATCTYCRAEDVDYEARYRLKIDVTAEDQFLSITMFDAAKYYFGCNVKEYVLSTSEKKEQSPYYRKMVLSKGKEFSILVKIDRKFPDVDTNMNVIAMEIHEVSKKLPPDQTKVKIPITKQRSKRTKILSDDEKMKGIVAGIPHIEKDIAAVETDIENPHKKNTCKRTNNIKQVIADDNPQKLRIHEVEKHIVLDESDDEAPLIQLQRKRTRKVKGKNIMPYPMEKKIKEEKNNI; from the exons ATGACAAGTCTAGAAGAGCTCGAGAACCAGTGCCTACCAATTAGCAAGTTGAAGAAATATGCAACAGAATGGGTTATTAAAGTCTTAGTCATTCGTCGGAGTTTAACAAAAgagtataaaaatacaaatggtGAAGGTATTCGTTGGCAACTGATATTAGTCGATGAAGAG GGTACAAAAATACAAACCACTCTTTTCAACAAAGATGTTCATGCATGGAATAAGTCTTTTCAACTTAATCAAAGTTACTACATTATAAATGGAAAATTAAATCGACCTAAACCAAACTTCTTATCCGTACATAAGGAGCTCGAACTAGCATTTATGAACAACACCGAGGTCGTTGAGGACAAAAGTCATTTTAAGACTGATCAATTTTCAAATGGATTTATTACATTTGATGAAGCTGAAAAAATCACTAATGGAAGTTTGTTTG ATGTGGTGTGTATTTTACTCACAGTAAAAGCACTAACTGGAGAAGGACGAAGCATTAGACGCGAAGTAATCGTTACAAACGAAAG GTATGATCGAAAAGTCATGACTTTATGGGGAGACTTTGCTGAAATCGAAGGTCAAATGTTACAAAGCCTTGAAAGTGAAAAACCAGTTCTTGCCTTTTGTGAtgtaaaatcatcaatttatcaAG GGGATTTTGTCCTTTCCACAACTCCTGTTAGTAGTTTGCTTATAAATCCACAATTTGAAAAAGCGAACAATCTCCAAAAATG GAATGACAACATGAAGGCAGAAAAGATTGACATAAGTCTAATGCCAAGCAGACTGATGCAAACTGCCCGTCAAGTGaaaattagtaatattttaaatggTTCACTTGCCATTGTGAAG GACATGTACTATAAGTTCAATGCTACGGTTACTGACATTGACAGTAACACCGACCCATGGTATCCTGGTTGCAACAAATGCTACAAGCGAGTTACTGTTATAAATAGTGTTGCAACTTGTACCTACTGTAGAGctgaagatgttgattatgagGCGAG ATATCGGTTAAAGATTGATGTCACTGCTGAGGATCAATTTCTAAGCATTACAATGTTTGATGCTGCAAAATACTATTTTGGTTGTAACGTAAAAGAGTATGTTCTCTCTACATCTGAAAAG AAAGAACAATCACCATACTATCGCAAGATGGTATTGAGTAAAGGGAAAGAATTCAGTATACTTGTTAAGATTGATCGTAAATTCCCAGATGTTGACACAAACATGAATGTGATAGCTATGGAGATACATGAGGTTTCCAAAAAATTACCACCAGATCAAACCAAGGTTAAAATTCCAATTACAAAACAAAGAAGCAAGAGGACGAAGATACTAAGTgatgatgaaaaaatgaaaggaaTAGTTGCAGGCATACCTCATATTGAAAAAGATATTGCAGCAGTTGAAACTGACATTGAAAatccacacaaaaaaaatacatgcaaGAGGACTAACAACATTAAGCAAGTCATTGCAGATGATAATCCACAGAAATTGAGGATACATGAGGTAGAAAAACATATTGTACTAGATGAAAGTGACGACGAAGCCCCACTAATTCAACTACAAAGAAAAAGGACCAGGAAGGTTAAAGGAAAAAACATCATGCCCTATCCGATGGAAAAGAAGatcaaagaggaaaaaaataatatataa